One Williamsia phyllosphaerae DNA segment encodes these proteins:
- a CDS encoding alpha/beta fold hydrolase, whose protein sequence is MTALTVPVFGPADGTTVLALHGITGHGRRWTTLANDHLPELRIVAPDLLGHGHSSWDAPWTIEAQVAAIIEVLDTHVDGPVVVVGHSFGGALAIHLSRVEPSRVAGLVLLDPAIGLDGAVMSEVAAATLDSWYLRDEQDARERKRAEAWWEVPEELLDAEVAEHLLVAADGRMSWRVHLAAVTTTWSELARPYVLPAPDIDVRLVVADKVQPPYAPASFIADLTAQQGERFILHHEDCDHMVPLSRPELTARFIRDAVASVAAG, encoded by the coding sequence ATGACAGCTCTGACGGTGCCGGTGTTCGGACCGGCCGACGGGACCACGGTACTGGCCCTGCACGGCATCACCGGGCACGGCAGGCGGTGGACGACCCTGGCGAACGATCACCTGCCGGAACTGCGGATCGTCGCCCCCGATCTGCTCGGCCACGGCCATTCGTCGTGGGATGCGCCGTGGACGATCGAGGCGCAGGTGGCGGCGATCATCGAGGTCCTCGACACCCACGTCGACGGCCCCGTGGTGGTCGTCGGCCATTCCTTCGGCGGCGCGCTGGCGATCCATCTGTCCCGCGTCGAGCCGTCCCGGGTGGCCGGCCTGGTCCTGCTGGATCCGGCCATCGGACTCGACGGCGCGGTCATGTCGGAGGTGGCCGCGGCCACCCTCGACAGCTGGTATCTGCGCGACGAGCAGGACGCGCGGGAACGCAAACGTGCCGAGGCGTGGTGGGAGGTGCCCGAGGAGCTCCTCGACGCCGAGGTCGCCGAGCATCTGCTCGTGGCCGCCGACGGTCGGATGTCGTGGCGGGTGCATCTCGCCGCGGTCACGACGACCTGGAGTGAACTCGCGCGTCCGTACGTGTTGCCGGCGCCCGACATCGACGTCCGCCTGGTGGTGGCCGACAAGGTCCAACCGCCCTATGCGCCAGCGTCGTTCATCGCCGATCTGACCGCGCAGCAGGGCGAGCGGTTCATCCTGCACCACGAGGACTGCGACCACATGGTGCCGTTGTCGCGGCCCGAACTGACCGCACGGTTCATCCGGGACGCCGTCGCGTCGGTCGCCGCGGGGTGA
- a CDS encoding ATP-dependent helicase, giving the protein MTQPSRGSSPRRVEVRATLVAPPRPTSTAHEWNPDAAALIAGTAPIEADERSGWHPFRVTGGPGTGKTALLTDIAVARLTDPDTDPESVLVLAANRRAASRLREQISARVLDASSDRSDLRRSTREPLVRTVHSYAFAVLRLQAAAHGNPPPRLITGSEQDAVLRELLAGDIDDGARHWPERLRPALSTDGFAQALRDLMMRAAERGIGPEGLIALGREHRREEWVAAGIAYRQYEQSMLLRGAVGVEAPQASAPAVDAAELIGSALTALSGDAVLLDRERARIRHLLVDDAHHLDPHAAALVRLVGTGTEVTVIAGDGDQSIYGFRGASSRFLDTLVPAGGDHDVVLELNHRSAHGVAAVGAGIAARLPGARVHPPTRGVRSDTETGGRSAVTVTSYSSAAKEATAVADALRRAHLFDGVAWSDMAVVVRSVPRAIAPLRRALRSAGVPVVTPATEMPLHRQRAVAALMTVLRAVDHPLDAEEIVELLTGPVGGADPTALRRLRRGVRRVDTEMRDADAPQRDSLDIVVDLAASDRASAQPHLDALTATERGSLERVLDVLDAARTAALRGGGVEDVLWSAWQATGLSRRWSATALRGGPGADQSDRDLDAVVALFDVAASFTDNLPAATLGAFVEHVGKLQIPGEAPRRSAISDAVTIVSAHASAGREWEVVAVAGVLDGLWPSLRSRGSILATQQLVDLLDGVAAEGIDTVSRSAVALAEERRLFLVACSRARRQLLVSAVDDGSGDSAPSRFVVELAAALGADPDATDAPPVSADELLPVAPAVQRILSLPSLVATLRAQVCGPDPHPAAAELLARLADAGVPGAHPHDWYGLPETSSEVSLWTPERGPVTLSPSNIEALQRCSLRWMLERNGGRDGDKVPAVAGTLVHTLVQAVAGEIDPADVTGALRRVWDQVDVGADWFSAHELDRTEAMLTHFADWLTHSRADLDEIGVEVDVDAVLPPAAVDPDTDPADDPVAGVPIRLRGRIDRLERDHAGRPVVVDVKTTKTAATAADAEVHPQLATYQLALHLGGVPEVGSAEPGGGQLVYVNTASKKTGAAVRTQSPLTPDQVQEWIEVVRSAARASIGPRFVATINPGCGHCGLAASCPATLRGKAVTDD; this is encoded by the coding sequence ATGACGCAGCCGTCACGGGGATCGTCGCCGCGGCGTGTCGAGGTCCGGGCCACTCTGGTGGCACCCCCACGACCCACCTCGACCGCCCACGAGTGGAACCCGGACGCGGCCGCGCTGATCGCGGGGACCGCACCGATCGAGGCAGACGAACGGTCGGGCTGGCACCCGTTCCGGGTCACCGGCGGTCCCGGGACAGGCAAGACCGCCCTGCTCACCGACATCGCAGTCGCGCGCCTCACCGATCCCGACACCGACCCGGAGTCGGTGCTCGTGCTGGCCGCGAACCGTCGCGCCGCGTCCCGGCTACGGGAGCAGATCAGCGCCCGCGTCCTCGACGCCTCCTCGGATCGCAGTGACCTGAGGCGGTCGACGCGGGAGCCGTTGGTCCGCACCGTTCACTCCTATGCGTTCGCGGTGCTCCGACTCCAGGCGGCCGCGCACGGGAACCCGCCGCCCCGCCTGATCACCGGGTCCGAGCAGGACGCCGTGCTGCGCGAGCTGCTCGCCGGCGACATCGACGACGGGGCACGGCACTGGCCCGAGCGGCTGCGACCGGCGCTGAGCACCGACGGCTTCGCCCAGGCGCTGCGCGATCTGATGATGCGCGCCGCCGAGCGCGGCATCGGGCCTGAAGGGCTCATCGCCCTCGGGCGCGAACACCGCCGCGAGGAATGGGTGGCCGCGGGGATCGCCTACCGCCAGTACGAACAGAGCATGCTGCTGCGCGGTGCCGTCGGGGTCGAGGCGCCGCAGGCGTCGGCGCCTGCCGTCGACGCCGCCGAACTCATCGGCTCCGCACTCACGGCACTCTCCGGCGACGCGGTGCTGCTCGACCGGGAGCGCGCCCGGATCCGGCACCTCCTCGTCGACGACGCCCACCACCTCGACCCGCACGCCGCGGCACTGGTCCGCCTCGTCGGTACCGGCACGGAAGTCACCGTGATCGCCGGCGACGGGGATCAGTCGATCTACGGATTCCGAGGCGCGAGTTCACGTTTCCTCGACACCCTCGTGCCGGCGGGCGGCGACCATGACGTCGTCCTCGAACTCAACCACCGCAGCGCTCATGGGGTGGCCGCGGTGGGTGCCGGTATCGCCGCGCGACTTCCCGGCGCACGCGTCCACCCGCCGACACGGGGCGTGCGTTCCGACACCGAGACCGGCGGTCGGTCCGCGGTGACCGTCACGTCGTATTCGTCGGCGGCCAAGGAGGCGACAGCGGTCGCCGACGCGTTGCGGCGCGCGCACCTGTTCGACGGTGTCGCGTGGTCGGACATGGCCGTCGTCGTGCGGTCGGTCCCGCGAGCCATCGCACCGCTACGACGTGCCCTGCGCTCGGCCGGTGTCCCGGTGGTCACCCCGGCGACCGAGATGCCGCTGCACCGACAACGCGCCGTCGCCGCCCTGATGACCGTCCTGCGTGCCGTCGACCACCCACTCGACGCCGAGGAGATCGTCGAACTGCTCACCGGCCCGGTGGGCGGCGCCGATCCCACCGCGCTGCGCCGGCTGCGCCGCGGTGTCCGTCGTGTCGACACCGAGATGCGTGACGCCGATGCCCCACAGCGGGATTCGCTCGACATCGTCGTCGACCTGGCGGCGTCCGACCGCGCATCGGCGCAGCCGCATCTGGATGCACTGACCGCGACCGAACGCGGATCGCTGGAGCGCGTGCTCGACGTGCTCGACGCCGCGCGCACCGCCGCCCTGCGGGGTGGCGGGGTGGAGGACGTGTTGTGGTCGGCGTGGCAGGCCACAGGGCTGTCGCGTCGGTGGTCGGCGACTGCGTTGCGGGGTGGCCCCGGAGCCGATCAGTCCGACCGCGACCTCGACGCGGTGGTCGCGCTGTTCGACGTCGCGGCCAGCTTCACCGACAACCTGCCCGCCGCGACCCTCGGCGCGTTCGTCGAGCACGTCGGCAAACTGCAGATCCCGGGGGAGGCGCCGCGGCGCAGCGCGATCTCCGACGCGGTCACCATTGTCTCGGCGCACGCCTCGGCCGGACGTGAATGGGAGGTCGTGGCCGTCGCCGGTGTGCTCGACGGGCTGTGGCCGAGCCTGCGCAGCCGCGGGAGCATCCTCGCCACACAACAACTGGTCGACCTGCTCGACGGGGTGGCCGCCGAGGGCATCGACACAGTCTCCCGCTCGGCGGTCGCCCTCGCCGAGGAACGACGGCTGTTCCTGGTCGCCTGCTCCCGCGCGCGCCGACAACTCCTGGTGTCCGCGGTCGACGACGGCAGCGGGGATTCCGCGCCGTCGCGGTTCGTCGTCGAACTGGCCGCGGCCCTCGGCGCCGATCCCGACGCCACCGATGCGCCGCCGGTGTCGGCCGACGAGTTGTTGCCGGTGGCCCCTGCGGTGCAACGGATCCTGTCGCTGCCGTCGCTGGTGGCGACCCTGCGCGCGCAGGTGTGTGGTCCCGACCCGCATCCCGCCGCCGCCGAACTGCTGGCCCGTCTCGCCGACGCGGGTGTCCCGGGTGCGCACCCGCACGACTGGTACGGGCTGCCCGAGACCAGCAGCGAGGTGTCCCTGTGGACCCCGGAGCGCGGGCCGGTGACGTTGTCGCCGTCGAACATCGAGGCGCTGCAGCGGTGTTCGCTGCGATGGATGCTAGAACGCAACGGCGGCCGCGACGGTGACAAGGTGCCTGCGGTCGCCGGGACGCTGGTGCACACCCTCGTGCAGGCCGTGGCCGGCGAGATCGACCCGGCCGACGTGACCGGCGCCCTGCGTCGCGTGTGGGACCAGGTCGATGTCGGTGCCGACTGGTTCTCCGCGCACGAACTCGACCGCACCGAGGCCATGCTCACCCACTTCGCGGACTGGCTGACCCACTCGCGTGCCGATCTCGACGAGATCGGGGTCGAGGTCGACGTCGACGCGGTGCTCCCACCTGCGGCGGTGGACCCCGACACCGATCCGGCCGACGACCCCGTCGCCGGTGTACCGATCCGGCTGCGCGGACGCATCGACCGGCTCGAACGCGACCACGCCGGTCGGCCGGTCGTCGTCGACGTCAAGACCACCAAGACCGCGGCCACCGCGGCCGACGCCGAGGTGCACCCGCAGCTGGCCACCTACCAGCTCGCACTGCACCTCGGTGGAGTGCCGGAGGTCGGGTCGGCCGAACCCGGTGGTGGGCAACTGGTCTACGTCAACACCGCGTCGAAGAAGACCGGGGCCGCCGTGCGTACGCAGTCGCCGCTGACGCCCGATCAGGTGCAGGAGTGGATCGAGGTGGTTCGTTCGGCCGCGCGGGCGAGCATCGGACCGCGGTTCGTGGCCACCATCAACCCCGGCTGCGGACACTGCGGACTCGCGGCGTCGTGCCCGGCGACCCTGCGCGGCAAGGCGGTGACCGATGACTGA
- a CDS encoding ATP-dependent helicase, translated as MTDQVTTDRPAGARSISARSLSAALGLPPPTDEQVAVIEAPMEPVLVVAGAGAGKTETMAARVVWLVANGMVSPDEIIGLTFTRKAASELAARIRRRLAMLAGSAAMMLWDPDGSMRTLLRSADPEVSTYHAYAGRLIADYGLLLPVEPASTLLSETELWQLAFGVVTGWTDDLQTTKTPAGVTEAVLTLYSDAAEHLVDLTDIAEAGLDLHRLVDTLPPGKRQRAEPSQTMRSVQDVITERHRLVPLVARLAQIMREQNVLDFGSQMSLAARLVRDHPEVAAAERQSIRAVLLDEYQDTGFSQRILLSTLFGAGLDPTAKNTSIAVTAVGDPIQSIYGWRGASAANLPRFAHDFPSTDGTPARRMELLTSWRNPGTALVLANQISEQLRASGIPVSILRARDGAPDGDVEVALFDTVLDERSWVADRVSAEYAAAERAGEPAPTTAVLVRRNEDSAPLAAELESRGIPVEVVGIGGLLHVPEIQDVVAMLRLMADPMAGSAAMRLLTGARWRLGAADLAALWRRARELAAVEFAAVTGSVTSAQALDDALDAALPTDAVDQAGLGDAIADPGDKSHYSPEGFRRVSAFGAMLDGLRRRMGQPLPELVADVEATLGVGIETQIRARRMRGNITGREHLDAFAEHVSGYAERSAATLPGLLAFLESATLIEKGLAPGAVEIAEERVQILTVHAAKGLEWDVIVLPHLCTNIFPGGRSDGTWLGSARELPAHLRGDLADATGVGFPRFDTEGVTDRKELETVIDEHKQALRDRRLEEDRRLLYVALTRTKRRLLISGHHWTPSSPNPKGPSIFLQEIHDIVADLLDAGEPMAGLRIDRWDPTPEESAENPLAAHAVAASWPRDPLGERRSQVRAGADRVLAALRRRGQPALFDTDVLGTGAEVATEPMDPEVDEWRREVDALLSERAGMNSIDLEVALPQHLSVSDLVELDRDEAAFARRLRRPMPFKPNRLARRGTAFHAWVERRYGATRLLDMDELPGAADATAGSDTDLAELRDAFLRSSWAARSPVEVEVPFETVIGDTVVRGRIDAVFAEPGGGAVVVDWKTGAQPDAAQRHSVQIQLAAYRIAWAELSGVPVESVRAAFHYVRSGVTVEPDDLPSRDELARLLGAAASAQE; from the coding sequence ATGACTGACCAGGTCACGACCGATCGCCCGGCGGGTGCCCGGTCCATCTCGGCGCGGTCGCTGTCGGCCGCGCTCGGGCTGCCACCACCCACCGACGAACAGGTCGCGGTGATCGAGGCCCCGATGGAGCCGGTGCTGGTCGTCGCCGGGGCGGGCGCGGGCAAGACCGAGACGATGGCTGCGCGCGTCGTCTGGCTGGTGGCCAACGGGATGGTGTCGCCGGACGAGATCATCGGACTCACGTTCACGCGCAAGGCCGCCTCCGAGCTGGCCGCGCGCATCCGACGCCGACTGGCGATGCTGGCCGGGTCGGCGGCGATGATGCTGTGGGATCCGGACGGCTCGATGCGGACCCTGCTACGCAGCGCCGACCCCGAGGTGAGCACCTATCACGCCTACGCCGGACGTCTCATAGCCGACTACGGCCTGCTGCTGCCGGTCGAACCCGCGTCGACGCTGCTGTCGGAGACAGAGCTGTGGCAGTTGGCCTTCGGTGTCGTCACCGGGTGGACCGACGACCTGCAGACCACCAAGACCCCTGCGGGCGTGACCGAGGCGGTCCTCACGCTCTACTCCGACGCGGCCGAGCACCTCGTCGACCTCACCGACATCGCCGAGGCCGGACTCGACCTGCACCGGCTCGTCGACACCCTGCCGCCGGGCAAGCGTCAGCGCGCCGAGCCGTCGCAGACGATGCGGTCGGTGCAGGACGTGATCACCGAACGACACCGGTTGGTGCCGTTGGTCGCTCGGCTCGCGCAGATCATGCGTGAGCAGAACGTCCTCGACTTCGGCAGCCAGATGTCGTTGGCCGCGAGGCTGGTGCGCGATCACCCCGAGGTGGCCGCCGCCGAACGGCAGAGCATCCGGGCGGTGCTGCTCGACGAGTACCAGGACACCGGGTTCTCCCAACGCATCCTGCTGTCGACGCTGTTCGGTGCCGGTCTCGACCCGACCGCGAAGAACACCTCGATCGCGGTGACCGCGGTCGGTGACCCCATCCAGTCGATCTACGGGTGGCGTGGCGCCTCGGCGGCCAACCTGCCCCGCTTCGCCCACGACTTCCCGTCCACCGACGGCACCCCCGCGCGGCGGATGGAGCTGCTGACGAGTTGGCGCAACCCCGGCACGGCACTGGTGTTGGCCAACCAGATCTCCGAACAGCTGCGCGCGTCGGGCATCCCGGTGTCCATCCTGCGAGCCCGCGACGGCGCTCCGGACGGCGACGTGGAGGTCGCGCTGTTCGACACCGTCCTCGACGAACGCAGCTGGGTGGCCGACCGGGTGTCGGCCGAGTACGCCGCCGCCGAGCGCGCCGGGGAACCGGCCCCGACGACCGCGGTCCTCGTCCGCCGCAACGAGGACTCGGCGCCGCTGGCCGCCGAGCTCGAGAGCCGCGGCATCCCGGTCGAGGTGGTCGGCATCGGTGGCCTGCTGCACGTCCCGGAGATCCAGGACGTCGTGGCGATGCTGCGACTGATGGCCGACCCGATGGCGGGTAGTGCGGCCATGCGACTGCTCACCGGGGCCCGATGGCGGCTCGGCGCCGCCGACCTCGCGGCACTGTGGCGCCGTGCGCGTGAACTCGCGGCCGTCGAGTTCGCCGCGGTGACCGGCTCGGTGACCTCGGCGCAGGCCCTCGACGACGCTCTCGACGCGGCGCTGCCCACCGACGCCGTGGACCAGGCCGGTCTGGGCGACGCCATCGCCGACCCCGGCGACAAGTCCCACTACAGCCCGGAGGGCTTCCGAAGGGTGAGCGCGTTCGGCGCGATGCTCGACGGCCTGCGCCGTCGGATGGGGCAGCCGTTGCCGGAGCTCGTCGCCGATGTCGAGGCCACCCTCGGGGTCGGCATCGAGACCCAGATCCGTGCTCGACGGATGCGCGGGAACATCACCGGCCGTGAGCATCTCGACGCGTTCGCCGAGCACGTGTCCGGTTACGCCGAGCGGTCGGCGGCGACGCTGCCCGGTCTGCTGGCGTTCCTGGAGTCGGCGACGCTGATCGAGAAGGGCCTCGCGCCCGGTGCGGTCGAGATCGCCGAGGAGCGCGTGCAGATCCTCACCGTGCACGCCGCGAAGGGACTCGAGTGGGACGTCATCGTGCTGCCGCACCTGTGCACCAACATCTTCCCGGGTGGCCGCTCGGACGGCACCTGGCTGGGCAGCGCGCGCGAGTTGCCCGCGCATCTGCGCGGCGACCTCGCCGACGCCACCGGCGTGGGTTTCCCCCGGTTCGACACCGAGGGCGTGACCGACCGCAAGGAACTCGAGACCGTCATCGACGAGCACAAGCAGGCGCTGCGCGACCGGCGACTCGAAGAGGACCGCCGACTGCTCTACGTCGCACTCACCAGAACGAAACGACGACTTCTGATCTCGGGTCATCACTGGACGCCGAGCAGCCCCAACCCCAAGGGGCCGTCGATCTTCCTGCAGGAGATCCACGACATCGTCGCCGACCTCCTCGACGCGGGCGAACCCATGGCCGGTCTGCGGATCGACCGGTGGGACCCGACGCCGGAGGAGTCGGCGGAGAACCCGTTGGCCGCGCACGCGGTGGCCGCATCCTGGCCGCGTGATCCACTGGGCGAGCGTCGATCACAGGTCCGTGCCGGTGCCGACCGGGTGCTCGCGGCGCTGCGACGTCGTGGCCAACCGGCCCTGTTCGACACCGACGTCCTGGGAACCGGCGCCGAGGTCGCGACCGAGCCGATGGATCCGGAGGTCGACGAGTGGCGCCGCGAGGTCGACGCGTTGCTGAGCGAGCGGGCGGGTATGAACTCGATCGATCTCGAGGTCGCGCTGCCGCAGCATCTCTCGGTCTCAGACCTCGTCGAGCTGGACCGTGACGAGGCGGCGTTCGCCCGTCGGCTGCGGCGACCGATGCCCTTCAAACCCAACCGTCTCGCCCGTCGTGGGACCGCGTTCCACGCCTGGGTGGAGCGTCGGTACGGCGCGACCCGCCTGCTCGACATGGACGAGTTGCCCGGCGCCGCCGACGCGACCGCCGGCTCCGACACCGACCTCGCCGAACTCCGCGACGCATTCCTGCGGTCGTCCTGGGCGGCGCGGAGCCCGGTCGAGGTCGAGGTGCCGTTCGAGACCGTCATCGGCGACACCGTCGTCCGGGGTCGCATCGATGCGGTGTTCGCCGAGCCGGGCGGCGGCGCGGTGGTCGTGGACTGGAAGACCGGTGCGCAGCCCGATGCGGCGCAACGTCATTCGGTGCAGATCCAGTTGGCCGCCTACCGCATCGCCTGGGCCGAGCTGAGCGGTGTGCCGGTGGAGTCGGTGCGGGCGGCGTTCCACTACGTCCGATCCGGCGTCACCGTCGAACCCGACGACCTGCCCAGCCGCGACGAACTCGCCCGACTGCTCGGCGCCGCGGCGTCGGCCCAGGAGTGA
- a CDS encoding DoxX family protein, with product MGAGLITMGVLHFVVPGPFDAQIPREIPGEPRTLTYASGVAEAAIGAGLLIPRTRKPAAAAAIALFVAVYPANLNMVRIYWDKPLIRAGAIARLPFQVPMITTAVKIWRATP from the coding sequence ATGGGCGCCGGCCTGATCACCATGGGCGTGCTGCACTTCGTGGTCCCCGGTCCGTTCGACGCGCAGATCCCCCGCGAGATCCCGGGCGAGCCCCGCACCCTCACCTACGCCTCCGGCGTCGCCGAGGCGGCCATCGGCGCCGGCCTGCTGATCCCACGCACACGCAAGCCCGCCGCGGCCGCGGCCATCGCGCTGTTCGTCGCGGTGTACCCCGCCAACCTCAACATGGTCCGGATCTACTGGGACAAGCCGTTGATCCGCGCCGGGGCGATCGCACGTCTGCCCTTTCAGGTCCCGATGATCACCACCGCGGTGAAGATCTGGCGCGCAACCCCCTGA
- a CDS encoding potassium channel family protein, translating to MPGPLRRRLRPDELTSMPDHALVGVVRIPEMQSSPGRAISKRVLIALGALFAAVFIVYLDRDGYRDVQDNELSFLDCLYYATVSLSTTGYGDITPFAPEARLINVLVITPLRVMFLIVLVGTTLEVLTERSRQALKIQRWRSKVRNHTVVVGYGTKGKTAVAAMVEDGTKPSEIVVVDSNPTVLENAAAKGLVTVRGDATRSDVLRLAGTQHASAIVVATNRDDTAVLATLTARELAPNAKIVASIREAENTHLIRQSGADSVIVSSETAGRLLGLATSTPAVVEIIEDLLTPDEGFAIAERDVERDELGASPQHLTDIVLGVVRGGTLHRVDASAVDAIEDGDRLLYVRKGLA from the coding sequence ATGCCCGGACCATTGCGTCGACGACTCCGTCCTGACGAACTCACCTCCATGCCCGACCACGCGCTGGTCGGTGTCGTCCGCATCCCCGAGATGCAGTCGAGCCCGGGGCGTGCGATCAGCAAGCGGGTGCTCATCGCACTCGGTGCGCTGTTCGCCGCGGTGTTCATCGTCTATCTCGATCGTGACGGTTACCGCGATGTCCAGGACAACGAGCTGTCGTTCCTGGACTGTCTGTACTACGCGACGGTGTCGCTGTCGACGACCGGCTACGGCGACATCACCCCGTTTGCGCCGGAGGCGAGGCTGATCAACGTCCTGGTCATCACGCCGCTGCGCGTCATGTTCCTGATCGTGTTGGTCGGTACCACCCTCGAGGTGCTCACCGAACGGTCCCGGCAGGCACTCAAGATCCAGCGTTGGAGGAGCAAGGTGCGCAACCACACCGTCGTCGTCGGATACGGCACCAAGGGCAAGACCGCGGTGGCTGCGATGGTCGAGGACGGGACCAAGCCGTCGGAGATCGTGGTGGTCGACTCGAATCCGACCGTCCTGGAGAACGCCGCCGCCAAGGGCTTGGTGACGGTGCGCGGCGACGCCACCCGCTCCGACGTCCTCCGGCTCGCGGGGACTCAGCACGCGTCGGCGATCGTCGTCGCGACCAACCGCGACGACACCGCGGTCCTCGCGACGCTGACCGCACGCGAACTCGCGCCGAACGCGAAGATCGTCGCGTCCATCCGCGAGGCGGAGAACACCCACCTCATCCGGCAGTCCGGCGCGGACTCCGTCATCGTGTCGTCGGAGACCGCCGGACGCCTCCTGGGTCTGGCCACCTCCACCCCGGCGGTCGTCGAGATCATCGAGGACCTGCTCACACCGGACGAGGGATTTGCCATCGCCGAGCGCGATGTCGAACGCGACGAGCTCGGTGCGTCGCCACAGCACCTCACCGACATCGTGTTGGGCGTGGTCCGCGGGGGCACGCTGCACCGTGTGGACGCCAGCGCGGTCGACGCGATCGAGGACGGCGACCGCCTGCTCTACGTGCGCAAGGGCCTGGCCTGA
- the nudC gene encoding NAD(+) diphosphatase, whose translation MATFEFIEPPLLSRSTIDRADEIRHDGALLASHWPQARVLEIDGGGRYGIGENGLNWIAATDVAETIPSHAVFLGISDGVHLWAVRVGAIAGRSADARSSAGRLTGDEAGLVSTALGVLNWHAAAGYSPVDGHPTEPARAGWVRRNTQTGVEEFPRTDAAIITVVHDGADHVLLGRQSGWPDRWFSTFAGFVEPGESLEQCVIRELHEETGLDVFEPRYLGSQPWPFPRSLMLGFEARADRDQPLDFIDGEITEAIWFPRDEVLAALSSGDEWLRGDGSPQTDDGPDAPRLRLPGSISIARQLVTAWAHDKD comes from the coding sequence GTGGCCACTTTTGAGTTCATCGAACCTCCTCTGCTGTCCCGGTCGACCATCGATCGGGCCGACGAGATCCGCCACGACGGCGCCCTGCTCGCGTCCCACTGGCCGCAGGCGCGTGTGCTCGAGATCGACGGCGGGGGCCGTTACGGCATCGGCGAGAACGGCCTCAACTGGATCGCGGCAACCGATGTCGCCGAGACGATCCCGTCGCACGCGGTGTTCCTGGGGATCTCCGACGGCGTCCACCTGTGGGCGGTCCGCGTGGGAGCGATCGCCGGGCGCAGTGCGGATGCCCGGAGCAGCGCGGGCCGGCTCACCGGCGACGAGGCGGGATTGGTGAGCACGGCGCTCGGCGTCCTCAACTGGCATGCGGCGGCGGGCTACTCACCGGTCGACGGACATCCGACCGAGCCGGCCCGAGCGGGCTGGGTTCGTCGCAACACCCAGACCGGCGTCGAGGAGTTCCCGCGCACGGACGCGGCCATCATCACCGTGGTGCACGACGGGGCGGACCACGTCCTGCTCGGCCGGCAGTCCGGATGGCCGGACCGCTGGTTCTCCACCTTCGCCGGATTCGTGGAGCCGGGGGAGTCGTTGGAGCAGTGCGTGATCCGCGAACTGCACGAGGAGACCGGGCTCGACGTGTTCGAACCCCGCTACCTCGGCAGCCAGCCGTGGCCGTTCCCGCGTTCGCTGATGTTGGGCTTCGAGGCCCGCGCCGACCGTGACCAGCCGCTGGACTTCATCGACGGTGAGATCACCGAGGCGATCTGGTTCCCGCGCGACGAGGTGCTGGCCGCACTGAGCAGCGGCGACGAATGGTTGCGGGGCGACGGGTCGCCGCAGACCGACGACGGTCCCGATGCCCCGCGCCTACGCCTGCCGGGCTCGATCTCGATCGCACGACAGCTCGTCACGGCCTGGGCGCACGACAAGGACTAG
- a CDS encoding mycoredoxin — protein sequence MSTDTALTMYTTSWCGFCARLKTGLRSEGIEWTEIDIEREPSAAEFVGSVNNGNHVVPTVVYADGSTATNPSVRDVKAKLGV from the coding sequence ATGAGCACCGACACCGCCCTCACCATGTACACCACCTCCTGGTGCGGCTTCTGCGCACGTCTGAAGACCGGCCTGCGCAGCGAGGGGATCGAATGGACCGAGATCGACATCGAGCGTGAGCCGTCGGCGGCCGAGTTCGTCGGCAGCGTCAACAACGGCAACCATGTGGTCCCCACCGTCGTCTACGCCGACGGCAGCACCGCCACCAACCCGTCGGTGCGCGACGTCAAGGCCAAGCTCGGCGTCTGA